A single Aspergillus chevalieri M1 DNA, chromosome 3, nearly complete sequence DNA region contains:
- the MYO1 gene encoding class I myosin myoA (BUSCO:EOG092608L0;~COG:Z;~EggNog:ENOG410PGUQ;~InterPro:IPR010926,IPR036961,IPR001609,IPR027417, IPR035535,IPR036028,IPR036072,IPR001452;~PFAM:PF00018,PF06017,PF07653,PF00063;~go_component: GO:0016459 - myosin complex [Evidence IEA];~go_function: GO:0003774 - motor activity [Evidence IEA];~go_function: GO:0005515 - protein binding [Evidence IEA];~go_function: GO:0005524 - ATP binding [Evidence IEA]) translates to MGHSRRPVGGEKKSRGFGRSKAAADIGDGRGAGGKPQVKKAVFETTKKKEIGVSDLTLLSKISNEAINDNLKLRFEHGEIYTYIGHVLVSVNPFRDLGIYTDQVLDSYRNKNRLEVPPHVFAVAESAYYNMNAYKDNQCVIISGESGAGKTEAAKRIMQYIASVSGGSDSSIQQTKDMVLATNPLLESFGNAKTLRNNNSSRFGKYLELEFNAQGEPVGAHITNYLLEKSRVVGQITNERNFHIFYQFTKAAPQKYRDLFGVQQPQSYMYTSRSKCFDVPGVDDNAEFQDTLNAMSVIGMTEAEQDDVFRMLAAILWIGNIQFVEDDQGNSAIADESVIAYVAYLLEVDSPSVHRAMTIRLMETARGGRRGSVYEVPLNTTQALAVRDALSKAIYFNLFDWIVERINSSLTARSSISNSIGILDIYGFEIFEKNSFEQLCINYVNEKLQQIFIQLTLKAEQDEYAREQIKWTPITYFDNKVVCSLIEDKRPPGVFAALNDACATAHADSSAADNTFVGRLNFLGQNPNFESRQGQFIVKHYAGDVSYSVQGMTDKNKDALLKDLLNLVGSSGNPFVHTLFPNQVNQDDKRRPPTASDKIKTSANDLVATLMKAQPSYIRTIKPNDNKAPKEYNIGNVLHQIKYLGLQENVRIRRAGFAYRQTFDKFVERFYLLSPKTSYAGEYTWTGDVETGARQILQDTSIPTEEYQMGISKVFVKTPETLFALEAMRDRYWHNMAIRIQRAWRNYLRYRTECAIRIQRFWRRMTGGLEYIKIRDQGHKILQNRKERRRMSLLGSRRFLGDYLGVANKGGPGEMIRSNAGISGAEDVLFSCRGEVLVSKFGRSSKPAPRILVLTSRHVYIVAQNLVNNQLVISSERTIPVGAIKSVSCSNLKDDWFSLVVGSPQEPDPLLNCVFKTEFFTHLNTALRGSLNLKIADHVEYNKKPGKIATVKSVKDSTVARDDLYKSGTIHTGQGEPANAVSKPTPRPKQVAARPVTTGKLLRPGGPGGGPSKLASRPKPAPAPRPLPGASVPAPAPVQPKPIPQSVSAVAAAATTHSRTGSSGSVKAPPPPPPAPPATAAAPQKPVAKALYDFSSAQANELSVRAGEIVQVVSREGNGWWLCMNMTTSVQGWAPEAYLEEQAAPAPKPTPPPPPPAAPRAAPSPVSNGAATAAAAKAKPAPPAPPAKRPNMAGRKTAPAPPPAPRDSAVSMNQESNSGRATPTNASLAGGLAEALRARQSAMRGKQDDDDEW, encoded by the exons ATG GGACACTCGCGACGACCCGTTGgcggagagaagaagagtcGAGGCTTCGGTCGCTCGAAGGCTGCGGCCGACATTGGTGATGGTCGAGGAGCAGGAGGAAAGCCTCAAGTCAAGAAGGCTGTCTTCGAGACtacgaagaaaaaggagatcGGAGTGTCGGACCTTACGCTGCTCAGCAAGATCTCCAACGAGGCCATTAACGATAATCTGAAGCTTCGGTTCGAACATGGCGAGATCTAT ACCTATATCGGACACGTCCTGGTGTCCGTCAACCCCTTTCGAGACT TGGGTATCTACACTGACCAGGTCCTCGACTCCTACCGGAATAAGAACCGTCTCGAAGTCCCGCCCCATGTCTTTGCCGTGGCCGAATCCGCCTATTATAACATGAACGCATACAAAGACAACCAATGTGTGATTATCTCGGGAGAATCGGGTGCCGGAAAGACGGAAGCTGCCAAGCGGATCATGCAGTACATTGCCAGTGTATCCGGCGGCAGTGATTCCTCCATCCAGCAGACCAAGGACATGGTTTTGGCCACCAACCCTCTGCTCGAATCTTTTGGTAACGCAAAGACCCTGCGCAATAACAACTCGTCGCGGTTCGGAAAATACCTGGAGCTGGAATTTAACGCCCAAGGTGAGCCGGTGGGTGCGCACATCACCAACTACCTGCTCGAGAAGTCGCGAGTTGTCGGTCAGATCACGAATGAGCGGAACTTCCACATCTTCTATCAGTTCACCAAGGCGGCTCCGCAAAAGTACAGAG ATCTGTTTGGTGTACAACAGCCGCAGTCCTATATGTATACGAGCCGGTCGAAGTGCTTCGATGTGCCAGGTGTGGACGATAATGCCGAATTTCAGGATACGTTGAATGCCATGAGTGTCATTGGTATGACGGAGGCTGAGCAGGACGACGTTTTCCGCATGCTCGCGGCAATTCTGTGGATCGGAAACATTCAGTTTGTCGAGGATGACCAAGGAAACTCCGCCATCGCAGACGAGTCGGTTATCGCATACGTCGCATACTTGCTTGAGGTTGACTCGCCTTCAGTGCACAGAGCCATGACGATCCGCTTGATGGAAACGGCACGTGGTGGACGCCGGGGATCGGTGTACGAAGTGCCCTTGAACACGACACAGGCACTCGCTGTCCGTGACGCCTTGTCCAAGGCGATTTATTTCAATCTCTTCGACTGGATCGTGGAGCGtatcaactcttctttgaccGCCAGAAGCTCGATTTCCAATTCGATCGGTATTCTGGATATTTACGGATTTGAAATCTTTGAGAAGAACTCGTTCGAGCAACTTTGTATCAACTATGTCAACGAGAAGCTGCAACAGATCTTCATTCAGTTGACCTTGAAGGCTGAACAAGATGAATATGCTCGTGAACAGATCAAGTGGACACCAATTACCTACTTCGATAACAAGGTCGTATGCTCGCTAATCGAAGACAAACGCCCTCCTGGTGTTTTTGCTGCCTTGAACGATGCCTGTGCGACGGCCCACGCCGATTCAAGTGCTGCGGATAACACCTTCGTCGGTCGTCTCAACTTTTTGGGACAGAACCCCAACTTTGAAAGTCGCCAGGGCCAATTTATCGTCAAGCACTACGCTGGTGATGTGAGCTACTCGGTTCAGGGAATGACTGATAAGAACAAGGATGCACTGCTCAAGGACCTGCTGAACCTCGTTGGATCGAGTGGCAATCCGTTTGTCCACACGCTCTTCCCGAACCAGGTTAACCAGGATGACAAGAGACGGCCGCCAACTGCTAGTGACAAGATTAAAACCTCTGCGAATGACCTGGTGGCGACTTTGATGAAGGCGCAGCCCTCTTACATCCGAACAATCAAGCCCAATGACAACAAGGCACCAAAGGAGTACAACATTGGGAACGTTCTGCACCAGATCAAGTACCTGGGTCTCCAAGAGAACGTTCGGATCAGACGTGCTGGTTTTGCTTATCGTCAAACCTTCGACAAGTTCGTGGAGCGATTCTATCTGCTGTCCCCCAAGACATCCTATGCCGGTGAATACACATGGACTGGTGACGTCGAGACCGGAGCTCGCCAGATCTTACAGGACACTAGTATCCCGACAGAAGAATACCAGATGGGTATCTCGAAGGTCTTTGTCAAGACACCAGAGACGCTCTTTGCTCTGGAGGCGATGCGTGACCGTTACTGGCACAACATGGCTATTCGAATCCAGCGTGCTTGGCGAAACTACTTGCGGTACCGCACAGAATGTGCTATCCGTATCCAGCGTTTCTGGCGTCGCATGACTGGCGGTCTCGAATACATTAAGATCCGTGACCAGGGCCACAAGATTCTTCAGAACCGCAAGGAACGCCGACGGATGAGTTTGCTTGGTTCTCGTCGGTTCCTGGGTGATTACCTCGGGGTGGCGAACAAGGGCGGTCCTGGGGAGATGATCCGCAGCAATGCTGGTATCAGCG GAGCGGAGGATGTCCTGTTCTCATGCCGTGGTGAGGTCTTGGTGTCTAAGTTTGGCCGATCCAGCAAGCCTGCCCCTAGGATTCTGGTCTTG ACAAGCCGACATGTGTATATTGTCGCGCAAAACCTCGTAAACAACCAATTGGTGATCTCGTCCGAACGAACGATCCCAGTGGGTGCAATCAAGAGTGTCAGCTGCTCGAACCTGAAGGATGACTGGTTCTCTCTTGTTGTCGGCAGCCCACAAGAACCTGATCCTCTTCTAAACTGTGTTTTCAAGACGGAGTTCTTCACCCACCTCAACACTGCTCTCCGCGGCTCGCTGAACTTGAAGATAGCAGACCA CGTTGAGTACAACAAGAAGCCTGGCAAGATTGCTACGGTCAAGTCCGTCAAGGATTCAACCGTTGCAAGAGATGACTTGTACAAGAGTGGTACAATCCACACAGGCCAGGGAGAGCCTGCCAACGCCGTCTCCAAGCCAACACCACGGCCGAAACAGGTGGCTGCCAGACCTGTTACAACTGGCAAGCTACTTCGTCCTGGAGGTCCTGGAGGCGGTCCATCTAAGCTGGCATCGCGACCTAAACCTGCGCCGGCCCCTCGACCTTTGCCTGGGGCAAGTGTTCCCGCACCGGCGCCTGTCCAGCCCAAGCCTATTCCTCAATCCGTGTCAGCTGTGGCAGCAGCTGCAACTACACACAGCCGGACCGGCTCTTCGGGTTCTGTGAAGGCTCCTCCACCGCCCCCGCCCGCGCCGCCAGCGACAGCAGCGGCACCGCAGAAACCGGTGGCCAAGGCGTTGTATGATTTCTCTAGTGCTCAGGCCAATGAATTGTCTGTCCGGGCAGGTGAAATCGTCCAAGTAGTGTCCCGGGAAGGAAATG GCTGGTGGCTTTGTATGAACATGACGACCTCCGTCCAAGGCTGGGCACCCGAAGCCTACCTAGAAGAGCAAGCCGCACCGGCACCCAAACCGACACCgccgccaccgccaccgGCCGCACCCCGAGCGGCCCCTAGCCCGGTATCGAACGGAGCCGCCACGGCGGCAGCAGCCAAGGCCAAGCCCGCACCGCCCGCACCGCCAGCTAAGAGACCTAATATGGCAGGTCGGAAGACAGCACCAGCACCTCCGCCAGCACCCCGAGACAGCGCAGTTAGCATGAACCAAGAGTCGAACAGTGGACGCGCGACGCCGACGAACGCCAGTTTGGCCGGTGGCTTGGCAGAGGCATTGCGGGCGCGTCAAAGTGCGATGCGGGGAAAGcaagatgatgacgatgagtgGTGA
- a CDS encoding uncharacterized protein (CAZy:GT8;~COG:G;~EggNog:ENOG410PM9M;~InterPro:IPR029044,IPR002495;~PFAM:PF01501;~go_function: GO:0016757 - transferase activity, transferring glycosyl groups [Evidence IEA]) — translation MTRDYTSPKINTRKVWATLVADINYLPGVLILDYCLRKNESKYPLLVLYTDSFPAEGHAALDARGLHKRSVPLLLPSTGTDFGCNARFVDCWTKLTVFSLVEYERVVMLDSDMLIVQNMDELMDFDLDPPEMGVTGNRVIAASHECTCNPLKKKHHPKYWNSSNCAYTSQHMTPEIAQTVGPPAVGSLGGLNSGLLVVNPSLATYDRMLRQLATPAVLDYAFADETLLSDVLADRWVPLPYIYNALKTLRWQGVHDAIWDDKKIKNIHYVSSPKPWDEMRSLQKEPGKVTGGQDPTHVWWIDYNQKRVDEDRDRGINDGF, via the exons ATGACCAGAGACTATACCAGTCCAAAGATAAACACTAGAAAAG TATGGGCAACTCTCGTAGCAGACATCAACTATCTTCCTGGTGTCTTGATACTTGACTACTGCCTCAGGAAGAATGAGTCGAAGTACCCGCTGCTTGTCCTCTACACAGACTCATTCCCAGCCGAAGGACATGCAGCCCTCGATGCCCGAGGCCTGCACAAGCGTTCTGTCCCCCTCCTTCTACCCTCTACAGGCACGGATTTTGGCTGTAATGCTCGTTTCGTCGACTGCTGGACCAAGCTCACTGTTTTCTCGCTCGTTGAGTATGAACGCGTCGTGATGCTTGACAGTGACATGTTGATTGTCCAAAATATGGATGAATTGATGGATTTCGACTTGGATCCACCGGAAATGGGCGTGACTGGAAATCGTGTAATTGCAGCATCCCATGAGTGCACTTGCAATCCGCTGAAAAAGAAACACCATCCAAAGTACTG GAACTCATCCAACTGCGCCTACACCTCTCAGCACATGACCCCTGAGATTGCGCAAACAGTCGGACCTCCTGCTGTTGGTAGCTTGGGTGGTCTCAACAGTGGTCTTCTGGTTGTCAACCCGTCGCTTGCGACTTACGACCGAATGCTCCGTCAACTAGCCACTCCAGCAGTATTGGATTACGCCTTTGCAGATGAAACCCTCCTCTCTGATGTACTTGCTGATCGTTGGGTTCCGCTTCCATACATCTACAACGCGTTGAAAACGCTGCGTTGGCAGGGCGTGCATGACGCTATCTGGGACGATAAGAAAATTAAGAATATCCATTATGTCTCCAGCCCAAAGCCTTGGGATGAGATGAGAAGTCTTCAGAAGGAACCTGGAAAGGTAACTGGGGGTCAGGACCCGACACACGTGTGGTGGATAGACTATAACCAGAAAAGGGTGGATGAAGATCGTGACCGGGGCATAAACGATGGCTTTTGA
- a CDS encoding OPA3 family protein (COG:S;~EggNog:ENOG410PQ6U;~InterPro:IPR010754;~PFAM:PF07047;~TransMembrane:1 (o129-148i)) — MSLTLKLSSLVIRTLSKPIANQIKAQAREHERFRRICVSMAQSLHRMDMRLRLGLLRDTTTAQRRAAAEAAARKHKPTTPTVKTEAETKAEADAIAKAKAAATEADKPAPKPHIRPLSESKAIESGASFISESFLFIVAGGLIVYESWRSRRKETTRREDVESRLVELEQSEKAARRALVALETELLQQKAKNGTLSLKAPSRILPREVWEVEQKEEAEDAKEEGWLSQIGSYVSSLWDSVSNPQGPATQENKVPASKETSKAQSESSSVDQADKDTQTKTS; from the exons ATGTCTCTTACGCTGAAACTCTCCTCACTCGTCATCCGGACACTGTCCAAGCCCATTGCG AATCAAATCAAAGCACAGGCCCGCGAACATGAACGCTTCCGACGGATATGCGTATCTATGGCGCAGTCGCTCCACCGAATGGACATGCGCTTACGTCTCGGTCTCTTGCGCGATACCACCACCGCACAACGACGAGCAGCTGCTGAAGCCGCAGCCCGGAAACATAAGCCCACCACCCCGACCgtgaaaacagaagcagagaCCAAAGCGGAAGCAGATGCAATAGCAAAAGCAAAGGCCGCGGCGACGGAAGCAGACAAACCAGCACCGAAGCCTCATATCCGTCCGCTATCCGAGTCGAAAGCCATTGAATCGGGAGCATCGTTCATAAGCGAGTCTTTCCTATTCATAGTGGCTGGTGGGTTGATTGTATACGAGTCTTGGAGGTCTAGAAGGAAGGAGACTACACGGcgggaggatgttgagtcTCGATTGGTTGAGCTAGAGCAGTCAGAGAAAGCTGCCCGGAGGGCCTTGGTGGCTCTTGAAACAGAGCTGTTACAGCAAAAGGCCAAGAATGGCACGTTGTCGTTGAAGGCACCATCTCGGATTCTGCCGCGTGAGGTGTGGGAGGTTGAACAAAAGGAAGAGGCTGAGGATGCTAAAGAGGAGGGATGGCTGTCGCAGATCGGATCATACGTTTCGTCTCTCTGGGACTCTGTGAGTAACCCGCAGGGTCCTGCTACGCAAGAGAATAAAGTTCCAGCCTCGAAAGAGACCTCTAAGGCTCAGTCAGAGAGCTCATCAGTTGATCAAGCTGATAAGGATACCCAGACCAAGACCTCTTGA
- the CDC5 gene encoding cell cycle serine/threonine-protein kinase CDC5/MSD2 (COG:D;~EggNog:ENOG410PGS0;~InterPro:IPR017441,IPR008271,IPR000959,IPR033701, IPR000719,IPR011009,IPR033695;~PFAM:PF07714,PF14531,PF00069;~TransMembrane:1 (i246-265o);~go_function: GO:0004672 - protein kinase activity [Evidence IEA];~go_function: GO:0005515 - protein binding [Evidence IEA];~go_function: GO:0005524 - ATP binding [Evidence IEA];~go_process: GO:0006468 - protein phosphorylation [Evidence IEA]) produces MEALTPRSTNQVIKPKVAMERKVLDKNAAVAAAKAGQKAPVMKDHHAQPPPAIVVEPDEEGERYTTGGFLGKGGFAICYEGKLMRNGRVFAMKVVKSEMKQKKMEEKFQTELQIHSKMRHPHIVRFHRAFTFHNSIYVVLELCPNGSIMDMVRKRRCLSVPEVRRIMIQLCGAVKYLHKRHVAHRDLKMGNLFLDHNMDIKVGDFGLAAMIMSEKDERRRTTLCGTPNYIAPEILDKTKRGHTQKVDIWSLGVICFAMLTGYPPFQSKTQEEIYKKVRNLVYVWPKGSECANDIPEEAKSLVDSCLNLEEEQRPEPDDIVEHPFFDMYDGCIPARLDPACSHTKPVWLRSQAPRGDTMMRGYSLEHDERLSGYIEHVEDPIQRYRVCKAAFYTLCGVGRKPDGTARRAAGKNCNKTAYAECAVEEERRLNPVIPLPPDFVYKYPHDPDGDWSLPDPALPSRKDDSTLDSSVVSSRSTSLRHTSNHAATLSRTQTALLAAQQRRKESQSHAATLRQQSSLGRGSTRKTPAINDPAGQTFQPIPEAKSAEQDPAPAAPAPTGGLAERPMRPRRGVAASYSGSIRSADNNAAGAITKSNTAPDMLTVGKTRSQSRRLEAANSQGLTRQATVPERVPSVMTKEVPAKKQPPPSRPTSRMTDVEVLSTPKLECNEEPVKKLPETNPRRSKTEVPTPTTRSASTSGPSTASKPRSSLGAHPLFHARDPCEVMPRTSVSEVNTDLRLLLSHLAPQSAARRRAGSRREPHAYVIKWVDYTNRYGIGYVLDDGSVGCVFKAENGQPASSVVLRAGEKHIRRKARSQETKSYDYSEADQLVPRNGLPVELYENCDNDPLVPRSAVRRAFIPPSVFEVKRYQNGSGVGIKLRHDLHGEHGPADYEKIKRVKLVDQFGKYMIGSLGRHGDEGLVDDELNSKSDGQFIKFYQRLGNVGVWGFGDGAFQFNFPDHTKLVISPGSSRTSSPWIDFYHLSPSAARYLAAKGKMHPSGFDTRAVASDEAVTFLSIAHGTLNSSVDERIRDVLEANSFLEKIQFMKDVLKVWIKKGRLGGRPSPTTSEDGSPSEMFWEGSQERLQGGSGGKFVWVTVGAPGGDGEYRSISLKEKRSDGEVDTLRERLERLGGKT; encoded by the exons ATGGAGGCATTGACGCCGCGATCTACGAACCAGGTGATCAAACCTAAGGTGGCGATGGAGCGGAAGGTGTTGGACAAGAATGCTGCTGTCGCCGCTGCCAAAGCCGGACAAAAGGCCCCCGTGATGAAGGATCACCATGCACAACCTCCGCCGGCAATCGTGGTCGAGCCTGATGAGGAAGGAGAACGGTACACGACCGGCGGGTTTCTGGGCAAAGGAGGGTTTGCGATCTGCTATGAAGGGAAGTTAATGCGCAATGGGCGCGTGTTCGCGATGAAGGTGGTAAAGTCGGAGATGAAAcagaagaagatggaggagaAG TTCCAAACTGAGCTTCAAATCCATTCGAAAATGCGCCACCCCCATATCGTCCGATTCCATCGAGCCTTCACCTTCCACAACAGCATCTACGTCGTTCTCGAATTATGCCCCAACGGCTCCATCATGGACATGGTCAGGAAAAGGAGATGTCTCAGCGTGCCTGAAGTGAGAAGGATTATGATTCAACTATGTGGAGCGGTGAAATACCTTCATAAGCGACATGTCGCCCATCGGGATCTGAAAATGGGTAACCTGTTTTTGGACCACAACATGGATATCAAAGTGGGAGACTTTGGGCTTGCCGCAATGATCATGTCAGAGAAGGACGAGAGGCGGAGAACGACATTATGCGGGACGCCTAACTACATCGCCCCTGAGATCTTGGATAAGACGAAACGTGGGCATACGCAGAAAGTAGATATCTGGTCGCTGGGAGTTATCTG CTTCGCCATGCTCACTGGTTATCCCCCATTCCAATCGAAAACGCAAGAAGAAATCTATAAGAAGGTGCGGAATTTGGTCTACGTTTGGCCCAAAGGGTCCGAGTGCGCCAACGATATCCCGGAAGAGGCCAAGAGCCTGGTTGATTCCTGTCTTAACCTGGAGGAGGAACAACGTCCGGAACCAGACGATATCGTTGAGCACCCATTCTTCGACATGTACGACGGATGCATACCTGCGCGCCTCGATCCAGCGTGCTCTCATACCAAGCCGGTCTGGCTGAGGTCACAAGCACCACGCGGCGACACTATGATGCGTGGTTATAGTTTGGAACATGACGAACGGTTATCCGGATACATTGAGCATGTTGAAGATCCGATCCAGCGTTACCGGGTTTGCAAGGCCGCGTTCTACACACTTTGTGGTGTAGGAAGGAAACCAGACGGGACTGCTCGCAGGGCTGCCGGAAAGAACTGCAACAAAACGGCGTATGCTGAGTGTGCCgtggaggaagaaagaagactgAACCCCGTGATCCCGTTACCACCGGACTTCGTTTACAAATACCCCCATGATCCAGATGGAGACTGGAGTCTCCCCGATCCAGCATTACCGTCTCGCAAGGATGACTCCACGCTGGACAGCAGCGTTGTTTCGAGCCGCAGCACATCTCTCCGGCATACTTCGAATCATGCGGCAACACTATCGCGGACACAGACTGCTCTACTGGCCGCGCAGCAAAGGCGAAAGGAATCCCAAAGCCACGCGGCCACTTTGCGACAACAGTCTTCACTCGGACGAGGTTCGACACGCAAGACACCCGCAATCAACGATCCAGCAGGCCAAACCTTCCAACCAATCCCGGAGGCCAAGTCTGCCGAACAGGATCCTGCCCCGGCGGCTCCTGCTCCTACCGGGGGCTTGGCCGAACGACCTATGCGGCCGCGTAGAGGGGTAGCTGCTTCTTACTCTGGATCGATCCGAAGTGCAGACAACAACGCTGCAGGGGCAATTACGAAGTCAAACACCGCTCCTGACATGCTGACAGTTGGCAAGACCCGTTCCCAGTCTAGAAGACTAGAAGCCGCCAACAGTCAAGGCTTGACCCGCCAGGCGACTGTCCCGGAGAGAGTCCCATCAGTGATGACCAAGGAAGTACCTGCCAAGAAGCAACCACCTCCGTCACGCCCAACATCCAGGATGACGGATGTCGAAGTGCTCTCGACGCCAAAACTTGAATGCAACGAGGAGCCTGTGAAGAAGTTGCCTGAAACCAACCCCCGTCGCTCTAAGACGGAGGTTCCTACGCCAACGACCCGATCTGCTAGTACTAGCGGTCCATCCACTGCGAGCAAGCCTCGTTCGTCTCTTGGAGCACACCCCCTGTTTCATGCTCGGGATCCATGTGAGGTCATGCCAAGGACTTCCGTTAGTGAGGTGAACACTGATTTGCGACTTTTGCTttcccatcttgctccacaATCTGCAGCCCGTAGACGAGCCGGCTCTAGACGTGAACCCCACGCGTATGTCATCAAGTGGGTCGATTACACGAATAGGTACGGAATTGGCTATGTCTTAGATGATGGCAGCGTCGGGTGCGTTTTCAAGGCCGAGAATGGACAGCCAGCCAGTAGTGTTGTTTTACGCGCTGGAGAGAAGCACATCCGTCGTAAGGCACGAAGCCAGGAAACGAAGAGCTACGACTATTCGGAGGCGGACCAGTTGGTGCCCCGAAATGGACTACCAGTCGAGCTGTACGAGAACTGCGACAACGATCCGTTGGTTCCTCGAAGCGCCGTTCGACGGGCGTTCATTCCACCATCTGTCTTCGAAGTCAAGCGGTATCAAAATGGGTCTGGAGTCGGAATCAAGCTTCGTCATGATCTCCATGGTGAGCATGGGCCCGCTGACTatgagaagatcaagcgGGTCAAGCTGGTCGACCAGTTCGGAAAGTATATGATTGGGTCCCTGGGGCGACATGGCGATGAAGGCCTGGTAGATGATGAGTTGAACAGCAAGAGCGATGGTCAATTCATCAAATTTTATCAGCGCCTGGGTAATGTTGGTGTTTGGGGATTCGGGGATGGTGCTTTTCAGTTCAACTTCCCTGATCACACGAAGCTCGTTATCTCGCCTGGTTCTTCACGGACCTCCTCGCCTTGGATCGACTTCTACCACCTCTCTCCATCCGCTGCACGCTACCTCGCCGCCAAGGGAAAGATGCACCCATCCGGATTTGATACACGGGCTGTCGCTTCGGACGAAGCAGTGACATTCCTGAGCATTGCCCACGGCACGTTAAACAGCTCTGTGGATGAGCGGATCAGAGATGTTCTCGAGGCAAACTCCTTCCTAGAGAAGATCCAGTTCATGAAGGACGTTCTCAAAGTGTGGATCAAGAAAGGGCGGCTTGGCGGTCGACCTTCACCCACGACTTCTGAGGATGGGTCTCCATCGGAAATGTTCTGGGAGGGTTCGCAAGAACGTCTTCAAGGCGGAAGCGGCGGCAAGTTCGTGTGGGTGACTGTTGGTGCACCCGGGGGCGACGGCGAGTATCGCTCTATATCGCTGAAGGAGAAACGGTCTGACGGCGAGGTGGACACACTCAGGGAACGGTTAGAGCGCTTGGGAGGAAAGACATAA
- a CDS encoding GNAT family N-acetyltransferase (COG:S;~EggNog:ENOG410PRKY;~InterPro:IPR000182,IPR016181;~PFAM:PF13673,PF00583;~go_function: GO:0008080 - N-acetyltransferase activity [Evidence IEA]), with protein sequence MPLQIQTATPRDSVQLTTVFLAAFSDPFNLTLFPRTPDVRAWWEDKFAREAVAPGQALLKVVDAPDASSSTGGNEGGEGEGEIAAFAIWKFPNGQSREKQKEVGQEEEEDRWPQSSDPTLCQRFFGGMAAKRGEYMGLKPHYYLDMLGTHPSYNGKGIASMLLKWGLDRADNDKVPVFLSASPAGKPVYERRGFRVVQEEEVAGGYVQAYMVRD encoded by the exons ATGCCCCTCCAAATCCAAACCGCCACACCCCGCGACTCCGTCCAATTAACAACCGTCTTTCTGGCCGCTTTCTCCGACCCCTTCAACCTGACTCTATTCCCGCGCACCCCCGACGTGCGCGCGTGGTGGGAAGACAAGTTCGCGAGGGAAGCTGTTGCTCCGGGACAGGCTTTATTGAAGGTTGTTGATGCCCCGGATGCATCCAGTAGTACGGGGGGTAACGAGGGGGGTGAAGGAGAAGGGGAGATAGCAGCGTTTGCAATTTGGAAGTTTCCGAATGGCCAATCGCGAGAAAAACAGAAAGAGGTGGgccaggaagaagaagaagaccgaTGGCCTCAAAGCTCAGATCCAACTCTCTGCCAACGGTTCTTCGGCGGTATGGCTGCGAAACGGGGGGAATATATGGGTTTGAAGCCGCATTATT ACCTCGACATGCTTGGCACACACCCCTCCTACAACGGGAAAGGAATCGCCTCAATGCTCCTGAAATGGGGTCTCGATCGTGCAGATAACGACAAGGTACCGGTGTTTTTGTCTGCGTCGCCGGCGGGCAAGCCTGTGTATGAGAGAAGGGGCTTTCGGGTTGTgcaggaggaggaggtggcgGGTGGGTATGTGCAGGCGTATATGGTTAGGGATTAA